In Penaeus monodon isolate SGIC_2016 chromosome 7, NSTDA_Pmon_1, whole genome shotgun sequence, the following are encoded in one genomic region:
- the LOC119575317 gene encoding low-density lipoprotein receptor-related protein 1-like, with protein sequence MDNVCDGRRNCAGGEDEEDCSAKPCPPTREFRCNDGTCVASDTICDGFSDCKDESDEINCTHTEDEDYYEEEDDYYYEEKGEEKDGEKDIQRPIFTTTPMPTVAEVPVDETLPEGVDETHSIADETVAEDTFKQEDYEDYDNVPEPEPELESEEEHDDGHRMDFEDTNVETLLEDPKEPEDMRPPSASSDRGASAASAKVPLSVLYLVPLLVLSLQQGVREIVG encoded by the exons ATGGACAAT GTGTGCGATGGTCGCAGAAACTGTGCTggtggagaggatgaggaagactgTTCAGCGAAACCCTGCCCCCCGACCCGAGAATTCCGCTGTAATGACGGAACTTGTGTCGCTTCTGACACCATATGTGATGGCTTCTCAGACTGCAAAGATGAATCTGATGAGATTAATTGCACACATACAGAGGATGAAGATTACTATGAGGAGGAAGATGACTACTAttatgaagaaaagggagaagagaaggacggGGAGAAAGACATTCAACGGCCGATCTTCACCACAACTCCGATGCCAACCGTGGCTGAGGTACCAGTAGACGAAACCCTCCCAGAAGGTGTGGACGAGACCCATAGCATTGCGGATGAAACAGTGGCAGAGGACACCTTCAAGCAGGAGGATTATGAGGATTATGACAACGTCCCCGAACCGGAACCAGAGCTGGAATCAGAAGAGGAGCATGATGATGGACATCGCATGGATTTCGAGGACACCAACGTCGAGACCCTGCTGGAGGATCCCAAAGAGCCAGAGGACATGAGGCCACCCTCTGCCTCGAGCGACAGGGGAGCCTCTGCTGCCTCTGCAAAAGTACCCCTGTCGGTCCTGTATCTAGTGCCTTTGCTTGTTCTCTCTCTGCagcagggagtgagggagattGTGGGGTAA